From Arcticibacter tournemirensis, one genomic window encodes:
- a CDS encoding M23 family metallopeptidase, producing the protein MNRHFKGAYTLSLLLLLTINAPAQDIMNVSLPLPQLRVTSSFGKRVHPVTGYPDLHKGVDLAARCDPVLSIMNGMVSATGFNPILGNYIRIAHGEFQSIYGHLSYILVMPGEQVTAGEVVGITGATGRVTGEHLHFSIRFRDKYLNPLHFLRSLLLSEQPPPSINY; encoded by the coding sequence ATGAACCGGCATTTCAAGGGGGCTTATACCTTGTCCCTGCTGTTGTTGCTTACTATCAATGCCCCCGCACAGGATATAATGAATGTTAGCCTGCCGTTGCCGCAGTTAAGGGTTACCTCATCTTTCGGCAAGCGGGTTCATCCCGTTACCGGATACCCTGACCTGCACAAGGGTGTTGATCTTGCCGCCCGCTGCGATCCTGTTCTCAGCATTATGAACGGCATGGTCAGCGCCACCGGATTTAACCCCATCCTGGGCAACTATATCCGTATTGCACATGGCGAATTTCAAAGTATTTACGGACACCTTTCCTATATCCTGGTTATGCCGGGTGAGCAGGTGACTGCCGGAGAGGTCGTTGGCATTACCGGGGCAACGGGCAGAGTAACCGGGGAGCACCTGCATTTCAGCATCCGGTTCAGAGACAAGTACCTCAATCCACTGCATTTTTTAAGGTCGCTGCTATTGTCCGAACAGCCACCGCCATCAATCAACTACTAA
- a CDS encoding ArdC family protein, giving the protein MTNDKVKALHVQVAEKLIEQLKAGTAPWQKPWNIDNVPAFELPYNAVTGNRYKGINTFSLLLAGYEDPRWMTFNQASANDWNVKKGEKATLIQFVKTSDLVAKRDESGKPVLNEEGKPVKVSVKLDRPIITTAWVFNAAQVNGIPPLQKPDVQALGWNPVERAEKLTAGSAAIITHRAGDRAYYSPLRDKITMPLKEQFDAPDKYYATLLHELGHWTGHKDRLDRSIMNKFGTEAYAREELRAEIASMLIGQEFRIGHDPGQHAAYVDSWIKVLQDTPFEIHAAAADAEKIFNYLTGLEQKQEIKAAVQSVPEDQPPKYGTGSKYLSSGDEIAYNNTVYKVQGHLKQGRLRMEDLGSGKNFVLSKNDMLYGSLLDAKQHPEKQARIAPETEIAISQETETVAAYGIRR; this is encoded by the coding sequence ATGACGAATGATAAGGTAAAGGCCCTGCACGTACAGGTCGCCGAAAAACTCATTGAGCAGCTTAAAGCGGGAACAGCCCCCTGGCAAAAACCCTGGAATATCGATAATGTACCAGCTTTTGAACTGCCTTACAATGCCGTTACCGGAAACCGCTATAAAGGTATCAATACCTTTTCCCTGCTGCTGGCAGGATACGAAGATCCGCGCTGGATGACCTTTAACCAGGCATCAGCTAACGACTGGAATGTTAAGAAAGGCGAAAAGGCTACGCTGATCCAGTTTGTCAAGACTTCCGACCTGGTAGCCAAAAGGGATGAAAGCGGTAAACCAGTACTAAACGAGGAAGGTAAACCCGTCAAGGTTTCGGTAAAACTGGACCGTCCCATCATTACCACCGCCTGGGTATTCAATGCCGCACAGGTGAACGGTATACCTCCCCTGCAAAAACCGGACGTCCAGGCGCTGGGCTGGAACCCGGTAGAACGGGCGGAAAAACTGACCGCAGGCTCCGCTGCCATTATTACCCACAGGGCGGGGGATCGTGCTTATTACAGCCCGCTCCGGGATAAGATTACCATGCCCCTGAAAGAGCAGTTTGATGCCCCGGATAAATATTATGCCACCCTGCTGCATGAGCTGGGCCACTGGACGGGGCATAAGGATCGCCTCGACCGCAGCATCATGAACAAGTTTGGCACCGAAGCCTATGCCCGTGAAGAATTACGGGCAGAGATCGCTTCCATGCTGATCGGGCAGGAATTTCGGATAGGCCACGATCCCGGCCAGCATGCGGCTTACGTGGACAGCTGGATCAAGGTTTTGCAGGACACGCCGTTTGAAATCCATGCCGCTGCCGCCGATGCGGAGAAAATATTTAATTACCTCACCGGACTGGAACAGAAACAGGAAATCAAGGCAGCGGTGCAGTCTGTACCCGAAGACCAGCCCCCGAAATACGGCACAGGTTCTAAATACCTGTCATCGGGTGATGAGATTGCCTATAACAATACCGTGTACAAAGTTCAGGGCCACTTAAAGCAAGGGCGCCTGCGTATGGAAGACCTGGGCAGCGGAAAAAACTTTGTTCTTTCCAAAAATGATATGCTGTACGGCTCCCTGCTTGACGCAAAACAGCACCCGGAAAAACAGGCCCGCATTGCACCCGAAACAGAAATAGCCATTTCCCAGGAAACAGAAACGGTGGCCGCTTACGGCATCAGACGCTAA
- a CDS encoding DUF4099 domain-containing protein, protein METLIKENELPVKELEKLGLYQDGQLNLSSEDVDALLAGRRTDMRSMFHLNMDGVAIRQLDAKLSLNRNEDGTVSLNLHPIYKEVKPYPLLSAEEARVLLDGKLQSIQKVYEQADKKLAQLIIEYDKQTREFVAYYPDQVEVPIKVNGETLSEEQKKAFQRGEVIELADGTRIQHSATASKGIRSDTKRLIVSVLLDGGISYLVLRGIRNLAGNKDAQKDGYTKGYNQALADSMVGKPKRETEMTVGEHIDYSRVSQHSRGYGRTASR, encoded by the coding sequence ATGGAAACATTGATTAAGGAAAACGAGTTGCCCGTTAAAGAACTCGAAAAGCTCGGCCTGTACCAGGACGGTCAGTTGAACCTGAGCAGTGAAGACGTCGATGCCTTACTGGCGGGACGAAGAACAGACATGCGCAGCATGTTTCATTTAAATATGGACGGGGTTGCGATCCGGCAACTGGATGCCAAACTATCCCTGAACCGCAACGAGGACGGCACTGTTTCACTGAACCTGCACCCGATCTATAAGGAGGTCAAACCGTATCCTTTGCTCAGCGCGGAAGAAGCCAGGGTACTCCTGGACGGCAAGCTGCAATCGATACAGAAAGTTTACGAGCAGGCCGATAAAAAACTGGCGCAGCTTATTATCGAATATGACAAGCAAACTAGGGAATTTGTGGCCTACTATCCCGATCAGGTCGAAGTGCCTATAAAAGTCAACGGGGAAACATTATCAGAGGAACAGAAAAAAGCATTTCAACGCGGAGAAGTGATAGAGCTGGCGGACGGCACCCGCATCCAGCACAGCGCAACCGCCAGCAAGGGGATCAGGTCGGATACCAAACGGCTGATCGTTTCAGTACTGCTGGACGGCGGTATTTCTTATTTAGTGCTCCGCGGTATTCGCAACCTTGCCGGGAACAAGGACGCGCAAAAGGATGGATACACCAAAGGCTATAATCAGGCTCTGGCCGATAGTATGGTAGGCAAACCTAAAAGAGAAACGGAAATGACCGTAGGTGAGCATATCGATTATTCAAGAGTTTCACAGCATAGCCGGGGGTACGGGCGCACCGCATCGCGCTGA